The following are encoded in a window of Impatiens glandulifera chromosome 5, dImpGla2.1, whole genome shotgun sequence genomic DNA:
- the LOC124937711 gene encoding pentatricopeptide repeat-containing protein At3g57430, chloroplastic translates to MSSWTQSLHLLLPSIQPQSPLGYHRHPPQPITTITTNVSTASTITTTTTYKGFGKTSSKPKSESRSAASWVEGLRLHARSNNFGDAISTYIDMITAGIEPDNFAFPAILKAATGLHDLNFGRQVHAATVKSGYIRSSVTVANTLVNLYGKCGGDMEDALKVFDRIPLKDQVSWNSMIAALCGFEEWELALESFRRMLFEGIEASSFTLVSLALACSNLSNPGEALLLGKQIHGYSLRVYDNKTFTTNALMSMYAKLGRIDDSKSMLVSFENRDMVTWNTMISSLSQTNRFPEAMSFFRLMIKEGLKPDGVTISSVLPACSHMELIDPGREIHAYVVRNDGLIHNSFVGSALVDMYCNCRHVESGRRVFDGIFDRRLALWNAMLAGYAQNALNWDALTLFLELLKETNLVPNPTTMSSIVPACVDCEAFIRKEAIHAYVMKLGFGTDLYVQNALIDLYSRMGRIEVSKHIFKGMQTKDVVSWNSMITGYVVCGHHENALTTLHRMCNNDRENCSSKKPNNITLITILPGCAELSALAKGKEIHAYAVRNGLIHDVAVGSALADMYSKCGCLELCTRVFDGMSFRNVVTWNVLIMAHGMHGKGDRALTLFERMLEEGVTPNEVTFITVFAGCSHSGMVDEGLSIFHKMKDDFGFEPTSDHYACVVDLLGRAGRLQEAHSLVMSIPCETAGAWSSLLGGCRIHGNVEIGEIAAHRLLQMEPEVASHYVLLANIYSSNGLWDKATEVRKKMKELGVRKEPGCSWIELDDEVHKFTACDGSHSEIEKIRSFLETMSEKMKKEGYVPDTSCVLHNVDEDEKENILCGHSEKLAIAFGLMNTPAGSTIRVAKNLRVCNDCHSATKYLSKIVGREIIVRDVRRFHHFKDGACSCGDYW, encoded by the coding sequence ATGTCGTCCTGGACGCAATCtctccatcttcttcttccttccaTCCAACCCCAATCGCCCCTTGGTTATCATAGACACCCTCCTCAACCCATCACCACCATTACCACCAACGTTTCCACGGCTTCAACaattactactactactacatACAAAGGATTTGGGAAAACCTCGTCAAAACCAAAGTCAGAATCACGGTCGGCTGCCTCATGGGTCGAAGGTCTACGGTTACACGCCAGGTCGAATAATTTCGGAGATGCCATCTCCACTTATATCGATATGATAACTGCAGGTATTGAACCCGATAACTTTGCATTTCCTGCAATTCTCAAGGCGGCTACCGGTCTTCATGACTTGAATTTCGGCAGGCAGGTTCATGCTGCCACGGTTAAATCAGGGTACATCCGGTCGTCAGTTACAGTTGCCAACACTCTTGTGAATTTGTATGGTAAATGCGGTGGGGATATGGAAGATGCACTCAAGGTGTTCGATAGAATTCCTCTAAAAGACCAGGTTTCTTGGAATTCTATGATAGCTGCTTTATGTGGATTTGAAGAATGGGAGCTTGCATTAGAGTCGTTTAGGAGAATGTTATTTGAGGGAATTGAGGCTAGTTCATTTACTTTGGTCAGTCTAGCACTTGCTTGTTCTAATTTATCTAATCCGGGGGAAGCTTTGTTGTTGGGGAAGCAAATTCATGGGTATAGTTTGAGAGTTTATGACAATAAAACATTCACTACTAACGCTTTAATGTCCATGTATGCTAAACTAGGAAGAATCGACGATTCCAAATCAATGCTCGTGTCTTTCGAGAATCGCGACATGGTTACGTGGAATACCATGATTAGCTCTTTGTCGCAGACAAACAGGTTTCCCGAGGCAATGTCATTCTTTCGACTCATGATTAAGGAAGGACTTAAGCCCGACGGTGTCACCATATCGAGTGTTCTCCCCGCGTGTTCTCACATGGAGCTTATCGATCCCGGTAGGGAGATACACGCTTACGTTGTAAGAAACGACGGTTTGATTCACAATTCCTTTGTTGGTAGTGCATTGGTCGATATGTACTGCAACTGTCGACACGTCGAATCCGGCCGTAGAGTTTTTGATGGCATATTTGATCGTAGGCTAGCTCTTTGGAATGCCATGCTTGCGGGTTATGCTCAAAACGCGTTGAATTGGGATGCGTTGACGTTGTTCCTAGAGCTGTTGAAGGAAACGAACCTCGTTCCGAATCCCACCACAATGTCGAGCATCGTACCCGCTTGTGTGGATTGTGAGGCATTTATCCGGAAAGAAGCGATCCATGCGTACGTGATGAAACTAGGATTTGGGACGGATTTGTATGTGCAAAACGCGTTGATCGATTTGTACTCGAGGATGGGGAGGATTGAAGTATCGAAGCACATATTCAAGGGGATGCAAACTAAAGACGTGGTTTCGTGGAACTCGATGATCACGGGCTACGTGGTTTGCGGGCATCACGAAAACGCCCTCACCACGTTGCATCGAATGTGTAACAACGACAGGGAGAATTGCTCGTCTAAAAAGCCAAACAATATTACGTTAATAACGATCCTTCCCGGTTGCGCGGAGCTTTCCGCTTTAGCAAAGGGGAAGGAGATTCACGCCTACGCCGTCAGAAATGGGCTCATTCACGATGTTGCGGTCGGGAGTGCTTTGGCCGACATGTACTCGAAATGCGGTTGCTTGGAGTTATGTACTCGAGTTTTCGACGGAATGTCATTCAGAAACGTCGTGACGTGGAACGTTTTAATAATGGCGCACGGAATGCATGGGAAAGGAGACCGGGCTTTAACGCTCTTTGAGCGTATGTTGGAGGAAGGAGTCACGCCTAACGAAGTCACGTTCATCACGGTTTTCGCGGGTTGCAGTCATTCCGGGATGGTGGACGAAGGCCTATCCATTTTCCACAAAATGAAAGACGATTTCGGATTCGAGCCAACGTCTGACCATTACGCATGCGTAGTGGACCTGCTCGGTCGAGCAGGTCGACTCCAAGAAGCACATTCTCTAGTCATGTCCATTCCATGCGAGACAGCCGGTGCTTGGAGTAGCTTGTTGGGTGGTTGTAGAATCCATGGAAATGTCGAAATTGGTGAAATCGCAGCCCACAGGCTTCTCCAGATGGAACCAGAAGTCGCCAGCCATTACGTTCTTCTAGCTAACATATACTCGTCTAACGGACTTTGGGATAAAGCGACTGAAGTTAGGAAAAAGATGAAGGAACTAGGGGTTAGGAAAGAACCAGGGTGTAGTTGGATCGAGTTGGATGATGAGGTTCACAAGTTTACAGCCTGCGACGGGTCACATTCTGAAATCGAGAAAATCAGAAGTTTTCTCGAGACCATGTCggaaaagatgaagaaggaaGGGTACGTGCCAGACACTTCTTGTGTGCTGCACAATGtagatgaagatgaaaaggAGAATATATTATGCGGGCATAGCGAGAAACTTGCGATTGCGTTTGGTTTAATGAATACACCTGCCGGAAGTACTATTCGAGTTGCGAAGAACTTGAGAGTTTGTAATGACTGCCATTCTGCAACTAAATAcctgtccaagatagttggaagagagatcattgttaGGGATGTAAGGAGGTTCCATCATTTCAAGGATGGAGCTTGTTCATGTGGAGACTATTGGTAG
- the LOC124937712 gene encoding kinesin-like protein KIN-5D — MVCNKLKNDAQSSLASLEKRNITFMDTIIKDSGEAIEACQRFSSAALSTTEEAGLSSNDFISSIEYIRGIDADATERNNSVIAVCRVGNKRLEDDHCRKVDDILGSAAEKCNIRNGNEVYSWENKIESIKELRTSAFRELLLEFEEAGKN; from the exons ATGGTGtgtaataaattgaaaaatgatGCTCAATCATCTTTAGCCAGCCTTGAGAAAAGAAACATCACTTTCATGGATACTATTATCAA ggATAGTGGTGAAGCAATAGAAGCCTGTCAGCGATTTTCATCTGCCGCTCTGTCAACAACCGAGGAAGCAGGGCTCTCCAGCAATGACTTCATTTCCTCCATCGAAT ATATACGAGGAATTGACGCAGATGCAACAGAAAGAAACAATTCTGTGATAGCAGTTTGTCGGGTGGGGAATAAACGATTGGAAGATGATCATTGTCGCAAAGTGGACGATATTCTGGGAAGTGCTGCTGAAAAATGCAACATAAGGAATGGAAATGAGGTATATTCTTGGGAGAATAAGATTGAGTCAATTAAGGAACTGAGAACCTCTGCATTTAGAGAGCTGTTATTGGAATTTGAGGAAGCtggaaaaaattaa
- the LOC124938912 gene encoding kinesin-like protein KIN-5D, whose translation MENSNGHSKKGNFILVSSSLNSSSSEKLSKDVRSINGGSIDWNYQGSHLQVVLRCRPLTDDEMRAKMAMTIACNEDSGEVSIIQLQGGNKKPPERVFTFDKVFGPNSDQNVVYEHAIEPIVVEAIKGYDCTVFTYGQTGTGKTYTMVGKGTKEKIGELNREAGIIPRAVQQIFNLLQSQNGEYTIKLTFLEIYNEEISDLLADDESRKPMTLMDDGKGAVFIKGLVEATVCNAEEMNDVLEKGSSRKHTMDTILNEQSKRSHSILSISIQIKEPTLDGMDLVKYGKLNFIDLAGSEDVLLSLNGNEIFQQRAREVGELNKSLLTLGRVINALVDNSDHVPYRDSKLTRLMRDSLGGKSKTCMITTVSPSINCLEETMNTLGFAFKAKNIKNKPEANQRLMRSTLIKNLYKEMDKLKQELNTTREKNGVYTSHSQYLKEETSRKKMQHDLELMNKQLKELQESNADLRRRLEKVQIEMEESGREQSDLNESCRKASMTIKEKEYLISCLLESEKALKQRASDLRAELDNAAFDLSSLWTNIENRSKTEDRNTNIIQKFHSKLVQQLEDLRVTVASSVKDQEQRLKTLEDSSQFLISTKAKAMEELEEQIEKQKATKLTHATHLNDLMAELDGNIQLIFKSLNAELSKQSNSCIDLCNNFSMEASSTINAIKDNLKDQEEKLVLLANQQHEVHSRMLNKTESISRDLSTFFNDLTVHVSKMSLLLEETQESNKQELHEFNRKFDEQVANEDRQLLDKVVELLAYSNTRKKNMVQTAMDGFHEATENRTSAFQEEMSSVQSLIISAQGGWNGYSKESDDLHKDVNNAADSMHILAGDLRDW comes from the exons ATGGAGAATTCGAACGGACACAGTAAGAAAGGAAACTTCATCCTTGTTTCATCTTCTTTAAATTCATCATCATCTGAAAAGCTTTCAAAAGATGTACGATCAATCAATGGAGGCTCAATTGATTGGAATTATCAAGGATCACATCTTCAAGTTGTCCTGCGCTGCAG GCCTTTGACTGACGATGAAATGAGAGCTAAAATGGCAATGACGATTGCGTGTAACGAAGATAGTGGTGAAGTGTCGATTATTCAACTGCAAGGCGGTAATAAGAAGCCGCCGGAAAGAGTTTTTACATTTGACAag GTATTTGGACCGAATTCTGATCAAAACGTTGTTTACGAACATGCGATTGAGCCGATTGTTGTAGAAGCTATCAAGGGGTATGATTGCACTGTGTTTACTTATGGTCAAACTGGAACTGGAAAAACTTATACTATGGTTGGGAAAGGAACGAAAGAGAag ATTGGAGAATTGAATCGTGAAGCCGGGATTATTCCAAGAGCTGTTCAACAAATTTTCAACCTTCTTCAATCTCAGAATGGGGAGTATACTATTAAACTCACGTTTCTAGAAATCTACAATGAAGAAATATCCGATCTCTTGGCTGATGATGAATCAAGGAAGCCAATGACCTTAATGGACGATGGAAAGGGGGCCGTTTTCATAAAAGGTTTGGTAGAAGCAACTGTATGCAATGCAGAGGAAATGAACGATGTTTTGGAGAAAGGTTCGTCTAGAAAGCATACAATGGATACTATTTTGAATGAACAAAGTAAACGTTCACACTCAATACTTTCCATTTCCATCCAAATTAAGGAGCCAACCTTAGACGGAATGGACCTTGTTAAGTATGGAAAGTTGAATTTCATCGATCTTGCTGGTTCAGAAGATGTTTTATTATCTCTAAATGGAAATGAGATCTTTCAGCAAAGGGCAAGGGAGGTTGGTGAGCTTAACAAGAGTTTGCTTACTCTTGGACGCGTTATAAATGCACTTGTTGATAATTCAGACCATGTTCCATACAG GGACAGCAAATTGACAAGGTTAATGAGGGATTCATTAGGAGGGAAATCAAAGACTTGCATGATTACTACAGTATCACCGTCTATAAACTGTTTGGAGGAAACCATGAATACTTTAGGATTTGCTTTTAAGGCTAAGAACATCAAGAACAAACCAGAG GCAAATCAGAGGCTGATGAGATCTACTCTGATAAAGAATCTATACAAGGAGATGGATAAACTTAAACAAG AGCTTAACACAACGAGGGAAAAGAATGGCGTTTACACATCACACAGTCAATATCTCAAAGAAGAAACTTCCAGAAAGAAAATGCAACATGATTTGGAACTTATGAACAAG CAACTGAAGGAGCTTCAAGAGAGTAATGCTGACCTAAGAAGAAGACTTGAAAAGGTGCAGATAGAAATGGAAGAAAGTGGAAGAGAACAATCTGATCTAAACGAATCTTGCAGAAAAGCTAGTATGACAATCAAAGAAAAGGAATACTTAATCTCTTGTCTTCTAGAATCTG AGAAGGCACTTAAACAAAGAGCATCCGATCTTCGGGCTGAACTGGATAATGCTGCATTCGACTTATCTAGCTTGTGGACCAACATCG AAAACAGGAGCAAGACGGAAGACAGGAACACAAACATTATCCAAAAGTTCCACTCCAAGTTagttcaacaacttgaagattTACGTGTAACAGTCGCATCATCTGTAAAAGATCAGGAGCAAAGGCTGAAAACACTTGAAGACAGTTCACAGTTTCTTATATCTACTAAAGCCAAG GCAATGGAGGAACTCGAAGAACAGATAGAGAAGCAGAAAGCCACAAAGTTAACTCACGCTACACATCTCAATGATTTAATGGCTGAATTAGATGGGAATATTCAGTTGATTTTTAAGAGTCTCAATGCAGAACTATCAAAGCAATCAAATTCTTGTATCGAT CTATGTAACAACTTTTCAATGGAGGCCAGTTCAACAATCAATGCCATAAAAGACAACCTTAAAGATCAAGAAGAAAAACTAGTATTGTTGGCAAACCAGCAGCACGAG GTTCACTCGAGAATGTTAAACAAAACGGAATCAATTTCAAGGGATCTTTCAACTTTCTTCAATGACTTAACAGTACATGTTTCAAAGATGAGTCTTTTATTGGAAGAAACTCAGGAAAGCAACAAGCAAGAGCTACATGAATTCAACCGGAAATTCGAT GAACAAGTTGCTAATGAAGACAGGCAACTATTGGATAAAGTGGTAGAGCTGTTAGCATATAGTAATACTAGAAAAAAGAATATGGTTCAAACAGCCATGGATGGCTTTCATGAGGCTACAGAAAATAGAACTAGCGCATTTCAAGAAGAAATGTCATCCGTCCAAAGCTTGATCATTTCTGCCCAAGGTGGATGGAACGGTTACAGTAAAGAATCAGATGACTTACATAAGGATGTCAATAATGCAGCAGATAGCATGCACATCTTGGCTGGTGACCTAAGAGACtggtaa
- the LOC124938913 gene encoding uncharacterized protein LOC124938913 — FVPHPISLHLFLFCFVGRPTTPLIWWEGDQILSGRDNLAEGTWLTCSRGGRIAFVTNVRKIQKLPNAMSRGALPVTLLESKKDPKVFAEELMKETDNYNEFNLIIDDISSRVMVYITNRSKEPSYPTMEVVQPGIHVLSNASLDSSWPKVR; from the exons TTTGTTCCACATCCTATCTCGctccatttatttttgttttgtttcgttGGAAGGCCGACGACGCCATTGATATGGTGGGAAGGTGATCAGATACTAAGTGGAAGAGATAATCTCGCCGAAGGTACGTGGTTGACTTGTTCTAGAGGTGGGAGAATTGCTTTTGTTACAAATGTCAGGAAAATTCAGAAGCTACCAAATGCTATGAGCAGAGGTGCTCTCCCAGTTACACTCCTTGAG AGCAAGAAGGATCCAAAGGTTTTTGCAGAGGAACTGATGAAAGAAACAGATAATTATAATGAGTTTAACCTAATCATAGATGATATTTCTTCCAGAGTAATGGTTTACATAACTAACCGATCTAAAGAACCTAGTTACCCGACAATGGAGGTTGTTCAACCAGGTATTCATGTATTGTCAAATGCAAGTCTCGACTCATCATGGCCTAAGGTACGATAA